One Simonsiella muelleri ATCC 29453 DNA window includes the following coding sequences:
- a CDS encoding FeoA family protein → MSAITLNQLEKNQVYQIQEIAPSAEFGELDWSVTQRLQDLGFVRGQTVEIVARGVFGVGPYAVRLGNLSQFSLRRAEAQKVLCVAVQAA, encoded by the coding sequence ATGTCAGCTATCACATTAAATCAATTAGAAAAAAATCAAGTTTATCAAATTCAAGAGATTGCGCCGAGTGCAGAATTTGGCGAATTGGATTGGTCGGTAACACAGCGTTTGCAGGATTTGGGCTTTGTGCGCGGTCAAACGGTGGAAATCGTGGCGCGTGGCGTGTTTGGCGTGGGTCCGTATGCGGTGCGTTTGGGAAATTTGTCGCAGTTTTCGTTGCGCCGTGCGGAAGCGCAGAAAGTGCTTTGCGTGGCGGTTCAGGCTGCCTGA
- a CDS encoding type II toxin-antitoxin system Phd/YefM family antitoxin, which translates to MMQTMTCQDFNRHTNKAQTLADREPVLITKRGKPAYILQSYQSAQTQKQPETLAEWFSQANPEIADVDWELSPRSTAQRAELDWSDE; encoded by the coding sequence ATGATGCAAACCATGACTTGTCAAGATTTCAATCGCCACACCAACAAAGCCCAAACGCTTGCCGACCGCGAACCTGTGCTGATTACCAAACGTGGCAAACCTGCCTATATTTTGCAATCGTATCAATCCGCACAAACGCAAAAGCAGCCTGAAACGCTTGCCGAATGGTTTAGCCAAGCCAATCCCGAAATTGCCGATGTGGATTGGGAATTGTCGCCACGCAGCACGGCTCAACGCGCTGAATTGGATTGGAGTGATGAATAA
- a CDS encoding IS5 family transposase codes for MSRNTLTNETWSRLLPILKQLGIYRKKNLRKTVEGILFRLRTGCQWADIPSYFGKANSLYQSFNRWSKRGIFTRLFKHLVDTPDMEWVFMDGSHIRVHQHGMGKQSITHQAVGKSIGGHTSKIHLAVDACGNPIEFIITAGNVNDIVVAPDLLAQLDLSDNETVCADRGFDSDTFRRLIQSKQSKANIPYKKNREHLNVATDWYLYKIRHLVENAFARLKHFRALATRYDKLKRHYESTVSLACALIWLKL; via the coding sequence ATGTCCCGAAACACGCTTACAAATGAAACATGGTCAAGACTGTTGCCTATTTTGAAACAGCTTGGCATTTATCGCAAGAAAAATTTACGCAAAACAGTAGAAGGTATCCTATTTCGCTTACGTACAGGCTGCCAATGGGCTGATATACCTAGTTATTTTGGTAAAGCAAACAGCCTTTACCAAAGTTTCAATCGCTGGTCTAAACGCGGTATTTTTACCCGATTATTCAAACATTTGGTAGATACACCCGATATGGAATGGGTCTTTATGGACGGTAGCCATATCCGCGTTCATCAACACGGTATGGGTAAACAATCCATTACGCATCAAGCTGTTGGTAAGAGTATCGGTGGTCATACGTCTAAAATTCATTTAGCGGTTGATGCTTGTGGTAATCCAATTGAATTTATCATTACAGCTGGTAATGTAAATGATATTGTTGTTGCGCCTGATTTATTGGCACAATTGGATTTAAGTGATAATGAAACCGTGTGTGCTGATAGGGGTTTTGACAGTGATACTTTTCGTCGGTTAATTCAGTCTAAACAAAGTAAAGCCAATATTCCATATAAGAAAAATAGAGAACATCTTAATGTGGCTACAGATTGGTATTTATATAAAATCAGGCACTTGGTCGAAAACGCTTTTGCACGATTAAAGCATTTTCGTGCGCTGGCAACACGGTACGATAAATTAAAACGTCATTATGAAAGTACCGTGTCATTAGCTTGTGCTTTGATTTGGTTGAAATTATAG
- a CDS encoding contact-dependent growth inhibition system immunity protein: MTFNKEQDYWAELQANEKALIIQTYSGCGLIAVDCLYPPYILPLDADNEALGVIVLQALANSRTLTNEAERIDFFNKSNKGYIDWVNQLCEKLGYKTKRALFKNMMSCSVWLNNGRIEISSSRHVKLDAWEGMRNVEKVILTLNNTPAEIGAGLRLALSRCR, translated from the coding sequence ATGACTTTTAATAAAGAACAAGATTATTGGGCTGAATTACAAGCGAATGAGAAAGCTTTGATTATTCAAACATATTCGGGTTGTGGTCTAATTGCAGTGGATTGCTTATATCCGCCCTATATTCTGCCCCTAGATGCAGATAATGAAGCTTTAGGGGTAATTGTTTTGCAGGCATTGGCAAATAGTAGAACATTGACTAACGAAGCTGAGCGGATTGATTTTTTTAACAAATCAAATAAAGGTTATATTGATTGGGTTAATCAACTTTGCGAAAAACTAGGTTATAAAACCAAACGTGCTTTATTCAAAAATATGATGAGTTGCTCTGTTTGGTTGAATAATGGTCGAATAGAAATCAGCTCAAGTCGTCATGTTAAATTAGACGCATGGGAAGGAATGAGGAATGTAGAGAAGGTGATTTTAACACTGAACAATACCCCTGCAGAAATTGGTGCAGGTTTGCGTTTGGCTTTAAGCCGTTGTCGCTAG
- a CDS encoding IS982 family transposase yields the protein MVDALYNQLVQKPLRQGGFAPKLSDCELICMEIVGEFLGMDTDKKIWQYFKQHWQNWFPNLGSYPNFAKQCANLYWVKQQMHQKITANWCEQTEYYADAFPIAVCKFARAKRHQNFRAYATFGYCASKKETYYGFKGHLLITRSGMIKAFTFTAANVDERQVLPELLEGKTGFVGADKGYLSSELKDEMKQSHINLQTPYRSNMKDDRSPQFLKWLKNSRRMIETVIGQLTERFNMEIVRTKNLFHQSNRFIRKILSHNFCCLLNQQIQHPITQFAGLIGC from the coding sequence ATGGTAGATGCTTTATACAATCAGCTCGTTCAAAAACCATTAAGACAAGGTGGCTTTGCACCCAAACTTTCAGATTGTGAACTGATTTGTATGGAAATTGTTGGCGAATTTCTCGGTATGGATACCGATAAAAAAATTTGGCAATATTTCAAACAACATTGGCAAAATTGGTTTCCCAATTTAGGCTCTTACCCTAATTTTGCCAAACAATGTGCCAATTTGTATTGGGTTAAACAACAAATGCATCAAAAAATCACTGCAAATTGGTGTGAGCAAACAGAGTATTATGCAGATGCCTTTCCTATTGCAGTCTGTAAATTTGCCCGAGCTAAACGCCATCAAAATTTTCGTGCATATGCGACGTTCGGTTATTGCGCTTCCAAAAAAGAGACCTATTATGGTTTTAAAGGTCATCTTTTGATTACTCGCTCAGGTATGATTAAAGCCTTTACTTTTACAGCTGCCAATGTTGATGAACGGCAGGTATTACCTGAACTTTTAGAAGGCAAAACAGGGTTTGTTGGTGCGGACAAAGGGTATTTAAGTTCTGAATTAAAAGATGAAATGAAACAAAGCCATATTAATTTACAAACACCTTATCGTAGCAATATGAAAGATGACAGAAGTCCTCAATTTCTCAAATGGCTAAAAAATAGTCGCCGTATGATTGAAACAGTTATTGGTCAATTAACAGAGAGATTTAACATGGAAATAGTTCGTACAAAAAATCTGTTTCACCAATCTAACCGTTTTATTCGGAAAATTTTATCGCATAATTTTTGCTGTTTACTGAATCAACAAATTCAACACCCAATTACTCAATTTGCTGGGTTAATTGGGTGTTGA
- a CDS encoding AzlC family ABC transporter permease has translation MNTEFKRGVRESLPIVFGVLPFGLILGAQAAQKGMSSLETMLMMGLNFAGGSEFATVGAWTSPIPVLLIWTLTLMINSRHILMGAAFAPYLRDLPLRQLLPTLFVMIDETWAMGMAEIKKREQLGLPAFNLPYYWGIAVVLYMIWLLCGLVGSQFGYLLGNDIEKFGFGMAFPAVFLVLVRGMWRGMKSARPWVVSLVVAALVYLMLPNGGWYVLVGTLSGLVMAYFTENE, from the coding sequence ATGAATACAGAATTTAAACGTGGTGTTCGAGAATCTTTACCCATTGTGTTTGGTGTGTTGCCATTTGGTTTGATTTTGGGGGCGCAAGCGGCGCAAAAAGGCATGAGTTCATTGGAAACGATGCTGATGATGGGGCTGAATTTTGCTGGCGGATCGGAATTTGCCACAGTGGGTGCTTGGACGAGTCCGATTCCTGTGTTGTTGATTTGGACGCTGACTTTGATGATTAACAGTCGGCATATTTTAATGGGGGCGGCGTTTGCGCCGTATTTGCGTGATTTGCCATTACGTCAATTGCTGCCAACGCTGTTTGTGATGATTGATGAAACCTGGGCGATGGGCATGGCGGAAATTAAAAAGCGTGAACAATTGGGCTTACCAGCTTTTAATTTACCGTATTATTGGGGTATTGCGGTGGTTTTGTATATGATTTGGCTATTATGTGGTTTGGTTGGGTCGCAATTTGGCTATTTGCTTGGCAATGATATTGAAAAATTTGGGTTTGGTATGGCATTTCCTGCTGTATTTTTGGTATTGGTTCGTGGAATGTGGCGCGGAATGAAATCCGCTCGTCCGTGGGTGGTGAGTTTAGTGGTCGCGGCTTTAGTGTATTTGATGTTGCCAAATGGTGGTTGGTATGTGCTGGTGGGTACGTTATCGGGTTTGGTGATGGCGTATTTTACGGAGAATGAATAA
- the hemH gene encoding ferrochelatase, whose protein sequence is MKLYTEPELSFEQQNKIGVLLVNLGTPDAPTAEAMKPFLKRFLSDARVVELPKMLWYPILYGVVLPLRPKVSAANYARVWLKEGSPIKFFTEKQTAGVRERLPSSLFIEYAMTYSEPSIAQAIAKLKAAGVGRLLVVPLFPQYASSSSGGALDKVFKELQQQRNQMSVRTVSRFYNHEGYINALADQIHHYREQHGMGDKLMFSFHGIPLKQHQAGDSYPNECRATAKLVAEKLGLSEQDYVVSFQSRFGRGKWIEPSTQTLFNQLPRQGVKKLDVVCPGFVSDCVETMEEIAISGREEFYAAGGEVYHYIPCLNANADWLDALVDVIKENLLGWLKYDLEDLK, encoded by the coding sequence ATGAAACTTTATACCGAACCCGAACTCAGTTTTGAACAACAAAATAAAATTGGCGTGTTATTGGTCAATTTAGGCACACCCGATGCGCCGACTGCTGAAGCCATGAAACCTTTTTTGAAACGTTTTTTGAGTGATGCTCGTGTGGTGGAATTGCCTAAAATGTTGTGGTATCCGATTTTGTATGGCGTGGTCTTACCATTGCGTCCCAAAGTCAGCGCGGCAAACTATGCTCGTGTGTGGCTAAAAGAAGGTTCGCCCATTAAATTTTTCACGGAAAAACAAACAGCTGGTGTGCGTGAACGTTTGCCATCTTCTTTGTTTATTGAATACGCCATGACTTACAGCGAACCTAGTATTGCACAAGCCATCGCTAAATTAAAAGCGGCTGGGGTAGGGCGTTTGCTGGTTGTGCCATTGTTTCCGCAATATGCCAGTAGCAGTTCTGGTGGTGCTTTGGATAAAGTTTTCAAAGAATTACAACAGCAGCGCAATCAAATGTCGGTACGCACCGTGTCGCGTTTTTACAATCATGAAGGCTACATCAATGCGCTTGCAGACCAAATTCACCATTATCGTGAACAACATGGTATGGGCGATAAATTGATGTTCAGTTTTCACGGTATTCCATTAAAACAGCATCAAGCTGGCGATTCCTATCCAAACGAATGTCGCGCTACTGCCAAATTGGTGGCGGAAAAATTGGGATTAAGTGAACAAGATTATGTGGTTTCGTTCCAAAGTCGTTTTGGGCGTGGTAAATGGATTGAACCGTCCACTCAAACCTTATTCAACCAATTGCCCCGACAAGGCGTGAAAAAATTAGATGTGGTTTGTCCTGGATTTGTCAGTGATTGCGTTGAAACCATGGAAGAAATCGCCATTTCTGGGCGTGAAGAATTTTATGCAGCAGGTGGCGAAGTTTATCACTACATTCCTTGTCTCAACGCCAATGCCGATTGGTTAGACGCTTTGGTTGATGTCATTAAGGAAAATTTGTTGGGTTGGTTAAAATATGATTTGGAAGATTTGAAATAA
- the purE gene encoding 5-(carboxyamino)imidazole ribonucleotide mutase gives MIKIGIIMGSNSDWNVMQHAAHFLEQFGVSYEAKVVSAHRTPDLMFEYAKSAQSRGLQAIIAGAGGAAHLPGMVASQTTLPVLGVPVPSKYLRGEDSLLSIVQMPKGVPVATFAIGEAGAANAALFAVSLLANQDTELAKKLSEFRQQQTQTVLAMQLPAIAID, from the coding sequence ATGATTAAAATCGGCATTATCATGGGTAGTAACAGTGATTGGAACGTGATGCAACACGCCGCACATTTTTTGGAGCAATTTGGCGTGTCATATGAAGCCAAAGTGGTTTCAGCGCATCGCACACCTGATTTGATGTTTGAATATGCGAAATCTGCGCAATCTCGTGGTTTACAAGCGATTATCGCGGGGGCTGGTGGCGCGGCTCATTTACCTGGAATGGTGGCCAGTCAAACCACGTTGCCTGTGTTGGGTGTCCCTGTTCCGAGTAAATATTTGCGTGGAGAAGATTCGTTGTTGTCTATCGTGCAAATGCCTAAAGGCGTACCTGTTGCTACGTTTGCGATTGGTGAAGCAGGTGCGGCGAATGCGGCATTGTTTGCGGTGTCGTTATTGGCAAATCAAGACACTGAATTAGCAAAAAAACTATCCGAATTTCGCCAACAACAAACGCAAACCGTTTTGGCAATGCAATTGCCTGCGATTGCAATTGATTGA
- the lysS gene encoding lysine--tRNA ligase has translation MTDQNPIPQEEQLDENQIIAIRREKLNQLRQQGIAYPNDFKRDSFAADLHEQYDNTSKEELDPQNIPVKIAGRMMLKRQMGKATFATVQDVSGSIQLYLNNKGVSQDILDDFNHWDMGDIIGATGTLFKTNHGELTVRVSEIRLLSKSLRPLPDKHKGLSDQETKYRQRYVDLIANAESRETFIKRSQIIQSVRNFMVGEKYLEVETPMMHSIPGGATAKPFVTHHNALDIPLYLRIAPELYLKRLVVGGLERVFEINRSFRNEGMSVRHNPEFTMIEFYEAFSDYNRMMQMAEDIIRNACKTVNSGSLKIEYNGKEVDLESPFERLTILQAIKKYNPQYTDEQLNDAEWLKKEIVKHGESLPHASGLGSLQLALFEGCAESKLWNPTFIVDYPVEVSPLARASDTKQGLTERFELFVVGRELANGYSELNDPEDQAARFKAQVAQKDAGDDEAMHYDADYIRAMEFGLPPTGGCGIGIDRLVMLLTNAQTIRDVILFPQMRPE, from the coding sequence ATGACCGACCAAAATCCAATCCCTCAAGAAGAACAACTAGACGAAAATCAAATTATCGCCATTCGCCGCGAAAAATTAAATCAACTACGTCAACAAGGAATCGCTTATCCAAACGATTTTAAACGCGATAGCTTCGCCGCCGACTTGCACGAACAATATGATAACACCAGCAAAGAAGAATTAGACCCACAAAATATCCCCGTCAAAATCGCAGGACGCATGATGCTCAAACGCCAAATGGGTAAAGCGACTTTTGCGACTGTACAAGATGTTAGCGGCTCTATCCAATTGTATTTAAATAATAAAGGTGTCAGTCAAGACATCTTGGACGATTTTAATCATTGGGATATGGGCGACATCATCGGCGCAACTGGCACACTGTTTAAAACCAATCATGGTGAATTAACCGTTCGCGTGTCTGAAATTCGTTTGTTGAGTAAATCTCTGCGTCCGTTGCCCGATAAACACAAAGGTTTATCCGACCAAGAAACCAAATATCGTCAACGCTACGTGGATTTGATTGCCAATGCAGAATCACGCGAAACCTTTATTAAACGTAGCCAAATTATCCAATCGGTACGCAATTTCATGGTCGGCGAAAAATATTTAGAAGTAGAAACGCCTATGATGCACTCCATTCCGGGGGGCGCAACAGCAAAACCATTTGTAACACATCATAACGCGCTGGATATTCCACTTTATTTGCGTATTGCGCCTGAATTGTATTTAAAACGCTTGGTTGTCGGTGGTTTGGAGCGCGTGTTTGAAATTAACCGCAGCTTCCGTAACGAGGGGATGTCGGTGCGCCACAATCCTGAATTCACCATGATTGAATTTTACGAAGCATTTTCGGATTACAACCGCATGATGCAAATGGCAGAAGACATTATTCGCAATGCTTGCAAAACTGTGAATTCAGGCAGCCTGAAAATTGAATACAACGGTAAAGAAGTGGATTTGGAAAGCCCATTTGAACGCTTAACCATTTTGCAAGCCATCAAAAAATACAACCCACAATACACAGACGAACAACTCAATGACGCAGAATGGCTCAAAAAAGAAATCGTCAAACACGGCGAAAGTTTGCCACACGCAAGCGGTTTAGGCAGCCTGCAACTGGCGTTGTTTGAGGGTTGCGCGGAAAGCAAATTGTGGAATCCGACTTTTATCGTGGATTATCCTGTGGAAGTGTCGCCATTGGCGCGTGCATCTGACACCAAACAAGGTTTAACTGAACGTTTTGAATTGTTTGTCGTGGGACGCGAATTGGCAAACGGCTATTCCGAATTGAACGACCCCGAAGACCAAGCCGCACGATTCAAAGCGCAAGTCGCCCAAAAAGACGCAGGCGATGATGAAGCCATGCATTATGATGCCGATTATATTCGCGCGATGGAATTTGGTTTACCACCAACTGGAGGCTGTGGCATTGGTATTGACCGTTTGGTGATGCTGTTAACGAATGCACAAACCATTCGTGATGTGATTTTGTTCCCGCAAATGCGTCCAGAATAA
- a CDS encoding PAS domain-containing protein, translating into MKFSAERLVQPLMPTPTKPYSIHKMKNFYGENYLAYVTDEEFFFPDGCLITSCTDLDGYITHANEAFVIMSGWERSELIGAPHSILRHPDMPAVAFKGLWDTLARGEKWHGYVKNLRKDGGFYWVYATVIPNIRKGEMRGYTSVRRKPSREKIAEMSALYAKLRAETA; encoded by the coding sequence ATGAAGTTTTCAGCTGAACGACTCGTGCAACCACTGATGCCTACTCCCACAAAACCTTATAGCATTCATAAAATGAAAAATTTTTATGGTGAAAACTATTTGGCTTATGTGACAGATGAAGAGTTTTTCTTCCCTGATGGTTGTTTAATTACATCTTGTACTGATTTAGACGGTTACATCACACATGCCAATGAGGCTTTTGTCATTATGAGTGGTTGGGAACGTTCAGAATTAATTGGTGCGCCACACAGCATCTTGCGCCACCCTGATATGCCAGCCGTAGCATTTAAAGGCTTGTGGGACACGTTGGCGCGTGGCGAAAAATGGCATGGTTATGTAAAAAATTTGCGTAAAGATGGCGGTTTTTACTGGGTTTATGCCACCGTTATCCCCAATATTCGCAAAGGCGAAATGCGTGGTTACACCTCTGTACGCCGTAAACCATCTCGTGAAAAAATTGCAGAAATGTCAGCCCTTTATGCAAAATTGCGTGCTGAAACTGCTTAA
- a CDS encoding roadblock/LC7 domain-containing protein: MIELTLQDLNASSSDITASALISSDGLPIATALPHDVIADRVGGMTAALLALGNRATRELRCGTMSQVTVQGDDGLIVLVQASPESLLIITAKHEAKLGLILLSARQAVKQMSEWIEE, encoded by the coding sequence ATGATTGAACTAACATTGCAAGATTTGAACGCATCATCATCCGATATTACTGCTTCGGCTTTAATTTCCAGCGATGGCTTGCCCATTGCAACAGCGTTGCCGCATGATGTCATTGCAGACCGTGTGGGCGGTATGACAGCGGCTTTATTGGCTCTAGGCAACCGTGCCACGCGCGAATTGCGTTGTGGCACCATGTCTCAAGTTACTGTGCAAGGCGATGATGGACTCATTGTATTGGTTCAAGCAAGCCCCGAAAGCTTGTTAATCATTACCGCAAAACACGAAGCCAAATTGGGTTTGATTTTGCTAAGTGCGCGCCAAGCTGTGAAGCAAATGTCAGAATGGATTGAAGAATGA
- a CDS encoding PAS domain-containing protein — MNWLNFLGKSKKAKSEPDNQQTKQLGSLKDAAGCLIMPKPKIANYREFLILGYDGNQRRIYASDEEVMFPDGCLITSKTDLNGVITHANESFVTMSGWQRQEIISQTHNVLRHPDMPSAVFEEMWATIKKGEKWHGYMKNLRKDSSFYWVYATVIPNIRHDVFMGYTSVRRKPSREKIIQAEQLYQTMLSEEKNQTDRLIRIN; from the coding sequence ATGAATTGGTTGAATTTCTTGGGCAAATCCAAAAAAGCCAAATCTGAACCTGATAATCAGCAAACCAAGCAACTAGGCAGCCTGAAAGATGCAGCAGGTTGCTTAATTATGCCCAAACCCAAAATCGCTAATTATCGCGAATTTCTGATTCTAGGCTATGACGGCAATCAACGCCGAATCTACGCGTCAGATGAAGAAGTTATGTTTCCAGATGGTTGCCTCATTACATCTAAAACCGATTTAAATGGTGTCATCACACACGCAAATGAATCTTTTGTAACCATGAGTGGTTGGCAACGTCAAGAAATTATTTCACAAACGCATAATGTGTTGCGCCACCCTGATATGCCTTCTGCTGTTTTTGAAGAAATGTGGGCAACCATCAAAAAAGGCGAAAAATGGCACGGCTACATGAAAAATCTGCGTAAAGACAGTAGTTTTTATTGGGTTTATGCTACCGTGATTCCAAATATTCGTCATGACGTATTTATGGGCTACACATCTGTACGCCGCAAACCATCTCGTGAAAAAATTATACAAGCCGAACAGTTATACCAAACCATGCTGTCTGAAGAAAAAAATCAAACCGACCGATTGATACGCATAAATTAA
- a CDS encoding PhnD/SsuA/transferrin family substrate-binding protein codes for MLNFLIAPDFPPENFVGWHIFNTVLQRKIDTEVHLITPADHDEQMEFISQGQVGLIYANPFDATELVRHLGFLPVAKPIEQFDEMVIATHFGTPYQHSDDLRKGCRILITNNRDVKLIGLRLLESAGLEESDIEWKPVASFQAAAHGLIKGEADAAFFLASAYHEFNNSTKKKLRPLMESRLNELSHVILLRPDFLHLLTAIKRAFIGMRHDAETKFILEDLGIVHGFEDLTVEETEFMIDLMETLKD; via the coding sequence ATGTTGAATTTTTTAATTGCCCCCGACTTTCCCCCAGAAAATTTCGTGGGTTGGCATATTTTCAACACCGTATTGCAACGCAAAATTGATACCGAAGTCCATCTCATCACCCCCGCCGATCATGATGAACAAATGGAATTTATTTCACAAGGACAAGTCGGTTTAATTTATGCCAACCCATTTGATGCAACCGAGTTGGTACGCCATTTGGGTTTCTTGCCTGTAGCTAAACCCATTGAACAATTTGATGAAATGGTTATCGCCACACATTTTGGTACACCCTATCAGCATTCTGACGATTTACGCAAAGGTTGTCGTATTTTAATTACTAATAATCGTGATGTGAAATTGATTGGTTTAAGATTATTGGAGTCGGCTGGTTTGGAAGAATCAGATATTGAATGGAAACCTGTGGCAAGTTTTCAGGCTGCCGCGCATGGTTTGATTAAAGGTGAAGCCGATGCGGCGTTTTTCTTAGCATCTGCATACCATGAATTTAACAACAGCACCAAGAAAAAATTACGCCCATTAATGGAAAGCCGTTTGAATGAATTGAGTCATGTGATTTTATTGCGACCCGATTTCTTGCATTTGTTAACTGCAATTAAACGGGCATTTATCGGTATGCGACACGATGCTGAAACCAAATTTATTTTAGAAGATTTGGGCATTGTGCATGGCTTTGAAGATTTAACCGTTGAAGAAACAGAATTTATGATTGATTTGATGGAAACATTAAAAGATTAA